The following coding sequences are from one Gossypium hirsutum isolate 1008001.06 chromosome A12, Gossypium_hirsutum_v2.1, whole genome shotgun sequence window:
- the LOC107929982 gene encoding zinc finger protein GAI-ASSOCIATED FACTOR 1, with the protein MSNISGDDDDGSFSSGEKQQQLQINKFPVSGASNTNGSSSSSSQQPLQGAKRKRNLPGTPDPNAEVIALSPTTLMATNRFVCEICKKGFQRDQNLQLHRRGHNLPWKLKQRATTEVKKRVYVCPEPSCVHHNAARALGDLTGIKKHFSRKHGEKKWKCDKCSKKYAVQSDWKAHQKTCGTKEYKCDCGTIFARRDSFITHRAFCDALAEENNKVNNNHGALMNNMGSPNSQNQIAELMSSSMSMSNGNELPDFKSLPQELVPMQFKSMNMGGGGGIFASSSGTLFRGPRTISSSSSSLQLSTNTSSGFSYLQDNINGCCQVSGSPHMSATALLQKAAQMGSAGSNSINSTMMQKSFETPYDQFPVSQADQSNMVGISHGSPNEMTQLFNAATGAMNDMGMFTTTTNMFIKRGGLMMNNHMEHEDSASPTVPLIVGVSNGGSNMTTLDFMGINNEGSRTTAANLHEEQFEEQRMPMMNPFQQQQLSHGDSAIEKPIWDV; encoded by the exons ATGTCAAATATCTccggtgatgatgatgatggaagCTTCTCTTCTGGAGAAAAACAACAACAACTGCAAATTAATAAATTTCCCGTTTCTGGTGCCTCTAATACCAAtggttcttcttcttcatcatctcaACAGCCACTGCAAGGAGCCAAGAGGAAAAGGAATTTACCAGGAACTCCAG ATCCAAATGCTGAAGTTATTGCTCTATCACCAACAACGCTTATGGCCACAAATAGGTTTGTATGTGAGATATGCAAAAAAGGGTTCCAAAGGGACCAAAACTTGCAACTACACCGGAGAGGTCATAATCTTCCTTGGAAGTTAAAGCAAAGGGCGACCACCGAGGTCAAGAAACGAGTTTACGTATGTCCCGAGCCCAGTTGTGTCCACCACAACGCGGCTCGAGCGCTAGGTGACCTTACCGGGATCAAGAAGCATTTTAGCCGTAAGCACGGTGAGAAGAAATGGAAGTGTGACAAGTGTTCGAAGAAATACGCGGTTCAATCGGATTGGAAAGCTCATCAGAAAACCTGTGGTACTAAGGAATATAAATGTGATTGTGGAACCATCTTTGCGAG GAGAGACAGCTTTATCACACATAGAGCTTTCTGTGATGCATTAGCTGAAGAAAACAACAAGGTGAACAACAACCATGGAGCATTGATGAACAATATGGGATCACCAAACTCACAAAACCAAATTGCAGAGCTCATGTCATCATCAATGTCAATGAGCAATGGCAatgaattacctgatttcaaGTCCCTTCCACAAGAGCTAGTGCCTATGCAATTTAAGTCCATGAACATGGGAGGCGGAGGGGGCATCTTTGCGAGCAGCTCGGGCACTTTATTTCGTGGTCCAAGAACCATTTCGTCATCTTCCTCTAGCTTACAACTTAGTACAAATACCTCATCTGGTTTCAGTTATTTACAGGATAACATAAATGGATGTTGCCAAGTGTCCGGGTCACCCCACATGTCTGCAACAGCTTTGCTACAAAAAGCAGCTCAAATGGGTTCAGCTGGTAGTAATAGTATAAACTCTACCATGATGCAAAAAAGCTTTGAAACGCCATACGATCAGTTCCCAGTATCACAAGCCGATCAGTCAAACATGGTTGGGATAAGCCATGGCAGCCCCAATGAAATGACCCAACTTTTTAATGCTGCTACTGGAGCAATGAACGATATGGGAATGTTCACCACCACCACCAACATGTTCATCAAACGAGGAGGCTTGATGATGAATAACCACATGGAACATGAAGATAGTGCTAGCCCGACAGTGCCATTGATAGTTGGAGTTAGCAATGGAGGAAGTAACATGACGACCCTTGATTTCATGGGGATTAATAATGAAGGGTCAAGGACAACAGCAGCAAATTTGCATGAAGAACAGTTTGAGGAACAAAGAATGCCAATGATGAACCCTTTCCAACAACAACAGCTCTCACATGGGGATTCAGCTATCGAAAAGCCCATCTGGGATGTTTGA